A part of Burkholderiales bacterium genomic DNA contains:
- the kdsC gene encoding 3-deoxy-manno-octulosonate-8-phosphatase KdsC: MQDVFEKAKRVRLALFDVDGVLTDGGLYISDSGEEYKAFNTLDGHGMRMLKASGVELAIITGRTSRCVEMRAQNLGIGLLYQGVDDKLEVYDSLLKKFALSSEATAFVGDDVVDLPVMRRAGLAICVPESPALVKQHAHYVTQAAGGRGAVREICELIMQAQETYSAQIAPYLK, from the coding sequence ATGCAAGATGTTTTCGAAAAAGCCAAACGTGTCCGTCTCGCGCTGTTTGACGTGGACGGTGTGCTCACCGACGGCGGTCTCTACATCTCTGACAGCGGCGAAGAATACAAGGCGTTCAACACGCTGGACGGCCACGGCATGCGCATGCTCAAAGCCAGCGGAGTCGAGCTTGCCATCATTACCGGCCGGACTTCGCGCTGCGTGGAAATGCGCGCGCAAAATCTCGGCATCGGACTGCTTTACCAGGGCGTGGACGACAAACTTGAAGTCTACGATTCATTGTTGAAGAAATTCGCTCTCTCTTCTGAGGCCACGGCTTTTGTCGGCGACGATGTGGTGGATTTGCCGGTGATGCGCCGCGCAGGATTGGCCATCTGCGTGCCCGAATCGCCAGCCCTGGTAAAACAGCATGCGCACTACGTCACCCAAGCAGCGGGCGGGCGCGGTGCGGTGCGTGAGATCTGCGAGCTCATCATGCAGGCGCAGGAGACCTATTCGGCGCAGATCGCCCCCTATCTCAAATGA